CCGTCCGCCGCCATCAGCCGGCAATCGCCGATGCTGAAGCCGATTCGCCCCTGCCGTTCGTCGAATTCGACCGGCAGCTTGTGGCCGAAATGCTTGCAGAGCTGCTGGAGGTAACGGCTGGCATGTCCGGTACGGACGACGGCCACGCGGCGGGCCGGGGTTCCTGCATGGTCATGGCTCTGATCGGTCATCAGCTGCGTTCCACATCTTGCGCGGCCGCATCCAGCGCGGCGGCGATCTTGTCGGCTGTGGCCCCGCCGACGGGCCCGCTCCGCAACCTGAGCCGCAAGGCGAGCTTGAGGTTCTCCATGCCGCGCAAGATCGGGGCGGGTATCTCGCCGCGTCCGGGGGTGCCGGTGCGGTTCAGGAGGTCGTCCACCGCCGGCCGGTTCTCTTCGAGGAAAGCCTCGCCTTCAGCCGTGATGCGATAGGTCTTGCGGCCCGAGGGGGCCGGCTCGACCGTCGCGTAGCCCACATCGTCCAGCCATGAGAGTATCGGGTAGATCACGCCGGGACTGGGGCTGTAGCTGCCGCCGAGACGTTCCTCGATCGCCTTGATCAGTTCATAGCCGTGACGGGGCTGGTCGGCGATCAGCGCCAGTATCAACAGGCGCAGCTCGCCATAATCGAAGGGGCGGCCATGGCGGCGATGTCCGCCACGATGGCCCTTGTCGTGGCCGCGATGACGCGGATATCCGGTTTCGGAATCCGGGGGTGCCGGGCGGTCAGGATTGTGTTCGTTTCTGTGTTTCATACCGCATCAGATATGTCTCGATATATCGAAATCAAGAGAGGGCGCAGAATTTTCCACACCGGCCGCGTCCTGCAAAGATCCATTTTTCCGGGTTTGAAACCACACCTACGCGGCGCTATGGTCGCCACATCTTTTGCAGACGGGAAACGAACGGATGACGAAACGAAGGGATGTGCTGAAGATCGGGCTTGGCGCGGGACTGGCGACGGGGCTTTCCGGCCTCGCGCGCCATGGCGTCGCGCAGGCGCAGGATGCGCTGGCCTTCGATCCCGCGGCCTTTACGGAACTGACAAAGGTGATCGAGACCGCGACCGGCAGCCATGACGTCGCCTACCGGTTCTGGAAGGCTGTCCCCTATGTCGCCCGGCCGGTGGATGCAGCCTATCAGAGCCTCAACATCAGCCAGCCGATCCGCATCGACGGGCGGGAGATCGACGCCTCCGGCGCGCCGATCCTGCTGGCGAACGCGGTCGGCGGCTACATGCCGTCATCCGTGGCCGATGCCGAGGGAATCGGCGGCGGCGGGATGCGCGGGCGCGGCGGTCCGGGAGGCGGCATGCGCGGCGGACACGGCGAACGGCCGCCGGGGGTGAACGGCCCGATGGAGGCCCCTACCGGCAGCAACGCCATGCTCGATCACGGCCGGCGGGTGAGCAACGCCGAACTGGCGCTGGCGGCGGGCTATGTCGTGGTCGAAGCCGGCGCGCGCGGGCGCACGCTGACCGACGCGGCCGGCAATCACTACGGCGTGGCGCCGGCGGCCATCGTCGACCTGAAGGCCGCGGTGCGCTACCTGCGCCACAATGCGGGCCGGCTGCCGGGCAATACCGGCTGGATCGTCTCCTCCGGCACCAGCGCGGGCGGCGCGCTGTCGGCGCTGCTGGGCGCCTCGGGCGACAGCCCGCTTTATGGCCCCTATCTGGAGGAAATCGGCGCGGCCGAGGCCAGCGACGCGATCTTCGCCACCGGCGCGTGGTGCCCGATCGCCGATCTCGAACATGCCGACATGGCCTATGAATGGAACTGGGGAGGCAATCCGCTGGCCTCGGGCACCGTGGTCGATGCGACGGTGTCCGGGGAGTTGCGCGCGGCCTTTGCGGACTACCAGCTCTCGCTCGGCCTGCGGCAGGGCGCGGGCGAGCGGCCTCGCCTGACTGCCGAAAACCTTGGCGACCACATCGCCGAAACCTATCTGCGCCCGGCGGCGACCCGTTTCCTCGCCGCCCTGCCCGATGCCGACCGCGCCGCCTATATGGCCGCGAACCCCGTCATCGGCTGGGAAAATGGCGAGGCGCGGTTCGGCTGGGCGGAATTCCTTGCCCATGCCGGCGCCCGGAAGAAGGACGTCCCGGCCTTCGACGCCTTCGATCTGTCGACGGGCGAGAACAACCTGTTCGGCCTGGGGCAGACCGCGGCGCGGCATTTCACCCGCTACAGCCTGCGCCATGCGAGCGGCGACCCGGCGGCGGAGCTGGACGCCGATATTCCCGGCAAACTCGCGTTGATGAACCCAATGCATTTCCTGTCCGGGGAGAACCCCGGCCGGGCGCGGCACTGGTGGCTGAGGGTCGGCGCGAAGGACAGCGATACCTCGCTGAGCGTGGTGGCAAACCTTGCCGCCTCGCTGGAAAAACGAGGCAACGCGGTCGATACCCGGATGTACTGGGACGCCGGCCACGGCGCCAACGAGGATGCAGCGGAGTTCATGGCATGGATCGGCCGGGTGACGGGTTACGCCGGATAGCGCGGCAAGGCGAGACGGGCCTGGCCTGGCTCCGGCGCCGTCCCCAATCTCCTGTTCTTCGTTTCACCCTTCGCAAGCCAGCCATGGATTGAATCGTTCGGCTTCGCCACGACGTTCAAGGATGCCGGCAGCTGCGCGCGCCTCGATTGGCCCAGTACGCCAGTCGCGATCGCAACGATAGCCGCCGCGGCAAGCAGGATCAATAATCCGCGTACCGTTTCCATACGGGCGTTGCGGATGCGCGAAGGGTTGCCGTGGCGATCCCTGGTAGCGAAGGTGCAATCGTTGCACCCGCCATGATGGTGAGCGTGGCAAGAAAAAGCAACGTCACCCTCCGCGCGAGCGGATTGCGGGGTTGAGGCGGCGCCACTCTTTCCACAGCGTAAATCGTCATTCTCAGCCAGCCTTCCGGGTTTCGCGCCCGCACGTTGTTAGTGAGCTGGCCGCCGCATTTTCAAGGCCCGGACCAGTCGATGACCTTCCCGATCATCGTATCGAGAGCACTTCCAAGATCTCAGGCAAGCCGATCATAGTATCCCGGCGAGACGCAGACATGGAGATCAGGCGTGCGGTGATATGACGGCCAGCTCCCCAAAAACGGGAGGGATGTCCGCTGAGTGAACGATACGGCTCGCGAGATCAGCAAAGCGTGCCTCGTCACGCGTCGACAGAAATCCCACAACTGCGATCAGCCGCTCAGTCACTTCGGCGTGGAAAGCTTCAGCCAGAGGAAGCCCCACTTCGGTCAGCGCCACCACCGTCACCCGCCGGTCATCCCCTTCGGCGCGCCGATAAAGCAGGCCACGCTGCTCCGCACGGTCCACGAGACCGGACAGGCTCGATTTCTCCAGGCGGAGCAACGAGGCGAGTTCCGACATGCTTCTCGGCATATCCTTGATGACGCAGGTCAATTGCGCCTGGGCCACCGTCAGTCCGTGCTTTTCCGCCACCTCCGCATAGATGGACTGCACCAGAAATGACAGCCGCACCAAGGCTGCGGCAGGGCTCAAGCGATCCGACATCGAGCTGGATTCTTCTTTCTCTGAGTGGCTTGCAATGGTTCGTGCCACGAATTAAACAGGTTCGCAATACGAACCTTTAAAGACCGTGTTCGTCGATCTTGTATCAGGCATGGATCGCAGCGCCAAGGTGAGGTACAGCCCTACGCCGAAAGCTGCCGTCCTCCTGAGGAAGGAAAAAGAAATGGATCGGAAAATCGTTGTGCTGGCTGGCGCCACAGGCCATCTCGGCAATCTTGTCGCCCGGGCCCTGGCGGACAAGAACGATACTGTCGTGCGGGCCCTGGTTCGGCCCGGAAGTGCGGCGAAGGCCGCCGGTCTTGCCGGGCTGGGCGTCGAGGTCGTTGAAACGGCGATTGACGGGTCGGGCGATCAAGGCGCGCTCGACAAGGCGATGGAGGGAGCTTTCTCCGTCGTTTCCGCGCTGCAGGGCGGCCCGGACGTCATCGTCGGCGTCCAGTCGCATCTGCTGGAAGCGGCAGCTCGCGCCGGCGCCTCCCGGTTCATTCCCTCGGATTTTTCCATGAACATGTTCGGGCTTGCCGAGGGCGAGAATATCAACCTCGATATCCGTCGCGCCTTCGCCCGCCAGGCCGACGGGATCAGGGGCGGCGTGAGCGTCGTCCACGTTCTGAACGGCTGCTTCATCGATACGAGGGTTCTGTTCGGCTTTCTGGGAGCGATCAACCTGGAGCGGGGCGAGGCCTATCTCTGGGGCGAGGGAAATCAGCCGATGGACTTCACCACCTTTGCCGATACGGCGCGCTTTACGGCCGAGGCGGCAACCGACCCGAACCCGGTGCCGACGATCTTCAACGTCGCGGGCGACACATTAAACTTCCACGACCTCGTGAAAGCCTATGAGGAAGGCTCCGGCAAGTCCCTGACAGTGGTCAGGATGGGCTCGCTGGCGGACATGGATGCCGAGATCGCGAAGCGGCAGCGGGCCGATCCGCAGAACATGTATGCCTACATACCGCTGATGTACTGGCGCGGAATGCTCGACGGCAAGGGCAAGCTCGGCGAGTTGGTCAATGACCGCTACCCCATAGGCAACCTTACAACTGTTAAGGATTACGTCCGGAACGAGGGCCTCTGACCTGGCAAAGGATCGTTCCGCTTTCCGTCCAGATCGGGGTCGGCAGGTCGATCACGTTTCATCGCAGCAGGAGACCAGCATGACGAAACTCAAGATAGCGGTAATCATCAGCAGCACACGCGACACCCGTTTCGGGCCAATCCCGGCGAAATGGATTGCCGACGTTGCCGCTCAGCGCGACGATATGGACATCGAGATCGTCGATCTCAAGATTTTCGATCTACCGTTCTTCAACGAAGCGATGTCGAGTGCATGGGGTCCCAGTCAAGATCCCGCGGCGGTCGCCTGGCAGAACAAGATCGGCGAGTTCGACGGCTATATCGTAGTTGCGGCTGAATACAACCGTGCCCTTACCGGGGCGATGAAGAACGCCTTCGACCAGGCGTACAAGGAATGGAACAACAAGCCGATCGCATTCTTGGGGTATGGAGCCGTCGGCGGCAGCCGCGCGGTCGACAACGGCCGCACCGTGGCGATTGAATTGCAGATGGTGCCGGTTCGCTCGGCTGTCCACATCGGCGGTAGCGAATACGTTCGCGTCGTCCACCAACGCCAGCCGATCACCGAGATCGAAGACGCAATCCTGCCGAGCGCCAATACCATGCTCGACCAGCTCGCCTGGTGGGGATGGACAACAAAGGCGGCCCGCGACGGGCTTGTTCCGCAACTGGCCAAGGCCGCAAAGGCCTGAGACCGGCAGGTCCGTGACGTCGCGCGAACCCCCTCGGTT
The Agrobacterium tumefaciens genome window above contains:
- a CDS encoding PadR family transcriptional regulator, which translates into the protein MKHRNEHNPDRPAPPDSETGYPRHRGHDKGHRGGHRRHGRPFDYGELRLLILALIADQPRHGYELIKAIEERLGGSYSPSPGVIYPILSWLDDVGYATVEPAPSGRKTYRITAEGEAFLEENRPAVDDLLNRTGTPGRGEIPAPILRGMENLKLALRLRLRSGPVGGATADKIAAALDAAAQDVERS
- a CDS encoding Tat pathway signal sequence domain protein, coding for MTKRRDVLKIGLGAGLATGLSGLARHGVAQAQDALAFDPAAFTELTKVIETATGSHDVAYRFWKAVPYVARPVDAAYQSLNISQPIRIDGREIDASGAPILLANAVGGYMPSSVADAEGIGGGGMRGRGGPGGGMRGGHGERPPGVNGPMEAPTGSNAMLDHGRRVSNAELALAAGYVVVEAGARGRTLTDAAGNHYGVAPAAIVDLKAAVRYLRHNAGRLPGNTGWIVSSGTSAGGALSALLGASGDSPLYGPYLEEIGAAEASDAIFATGAWCPIADLEHADMAYEWNWGGNPLASGTVVDATVSGELRAAFADYQLSLGLRQGAGERPRLTAENLGDHIAETYLRPAATRFLAALPDADRAAYMAANPVIGWENGEARFGWAEFLAHAGARKKDVPAFDAFDLSTGENNLFGLGQTAARHFTRYSLRHASGDPAAELDADIPGKLALMNPMHFLSGENPGRARHWWLRVGAKDSDTSLSVVANLAASLEKRGNAVDTRMYWDAGHGANEDAAEFMAWIGRVTGYAG
- a CDS encoding MarR family transcriptional regulator; amino-acid sequence: MSDRLSPAAALVRLSFLVQSIYAEVAEKHGLTVAQAQLTCVIKDMPRSMSELASLLRLEKSSLSGLVDRAEQRGLLYRRAEGDDRRVTVVALTEVGLPLAEAFHAEVTERLIAVVGFLSTRDEARFADLASRIVHSADIPPVFGELAVISPHA
- a CDS encoding NAD(P)H-dependent oxidoreductase; the encoded protein is MTKLKIAVIISSTRDTRFGPIPAKWIADVAAQRDDMDIEIVDLKIFDLPFFNEAMSSAWGPSQDPAAVAWQNKIGEFDGYIVVAAEYNRALTGAMKNAFDQAYKEWNNKPIAFLGYGAVGGSRAVDNGRTVAIELQMVPVRSAVHIGGSEYVRVVHQRQPITEIEDAILPSANTMLDQLAWWGWTTKAARDGLVPQLAKAAKA
- a CDS encoding NmrA family NAD(P)-binding protein; this translates as MDRKIVVLAGATGHLGNLVARALADKNDTVVRALVRPGSAAKAAGLAGLGVEVVETAIDGSGDQGALDKAMEGAFSVVSALQGGPDVIVGVQSHLLEAAARAGASRFIPSDFSMNMFGLAEGENINLDIRRAFARQADGIRGGVSVVHVLNGCFIDTRVLFGFLGAINLERGEAYLWGEGNQPMDFTTFADTARFTAEAATDPNPVPTIFNVAGDTLNFHDLVKAYEEGSGKSLTVVRMGSLADMDAEIAKRQRADPQNMYAYIPLMYWRGMLDGKGKLGELVNDRYPIGNLTTVKDYVRNEGL